In Mucilaginibacter celer, one DNA window encodes the following:
- a CDS encoding Ig-like domain-containing protein — protein sequence MPFNLTFNSPVPGSINDKTGGGTGFTTVNNYSGTRLPADGIPSNLAVPGYEASKIALSNGRIQITTNKGIDYQGNNNQLNVLGVKITRFGKLQIDVKVINPYNGTSSQQAGIWYGLNDKTFIKLDINGNKVELRKELNDITSAAAGNANPDQRVTGTISGLNTKTVTLRLIIDSAAHTAEGFYSRDGIQFISTGASYTTKYLNISGMGLTGNETYAGIFASHRNATAPVTYSFDDFNIADLVPAFKALAFSQKTLSFTALKGAAVIAQQVIVIPNQGHPVVSLSNSNANWLTLPSAANDTLVFNQDAINTTISAGNYQSVIVSSAPGYRSDTLLVNLTVIDALQPAIVKINFQDAQTVPPPGYIRDFGQVYGMHSGLNQMSGYEFGWKKRSDGTVLNLTANGRNRSVPEDLLLATFMHMQANNISGSFTGLKTEGYWEMKVPNGTYDVTASVGDGTVGTAPEAHSINIEGVNAINRFVPSGKQGSIGRFKAATQRISVNDEHLTINADGGTNTKINFAGIEPVSLSAYLYWSNPGRNLIIKKGTAATASFTNVLGSSNNLASSYSLGVSYAAGASGWLNFTTLKTGAQPLVSFDYSAAKSLPVGTYNAVITATSQRYTSASFPVQINVVDTLRPYVISSTPANDERKVSLATVSFAANNLHVPAVAGYQGGVDNSTITNTSVKLLQQADTSFTPVTGVVQGTGGGDAISFSPSSALLPNTTYKFVVTANVKSYSGAAFNPYEATFTTDAAKIDSANILNAQFVKVAVAGTQGKKYCSLTIGPDGNLYALRLDGVIERFSINHTDGTLTLNKTIRTLVNKYGNRSAIGITFDPMSTAANPVAWVSHSSAGLTTAPAFDGNISRLEGDSLQTEQLIITKLPRSTRDHMVNSLAFGPDHALYICQGSNSSAGLYDSDWQRNESLLSGAVLRLDLVKLGGLTLPLNVQTTTSQALINNAPAVSATMSDGTYNPYGSLSPLTIYASGVRNAYDLVWHSNGQLYLPANGSGGGGNSPASVNGTRRPNGTFYNGPAVPATTGVQVQDDWLFRVNPDFAVGYYGHPNPLRGEYVINRGYADNPLYSPAVVPDSNYRAAYNFGLNNSPDGAIEYKSNTFNGALKGRLLVCRFSGGGDIIVMQPGSITKTSYTGNNDHIYDVVKVNTGSSNSGLVGMSGFANPLDLVEDTLSGNLYVIEYNWNDNPNLTAQITLLRASANAQPQPMLTLSAVPLPKVNAYTDQVYEVTLSNRGDGVSNVNDIGLTGADASRFKISGIPMPDNTHPLTLKKNGALSFKVSSPSTLNGSFKTHLRVTSREDTTKEVLIENQVRVDTSPGKKDYELEADQRNADSHTLQVYPNPNTDGRIYVRLRNFKPREAFSLYLYSIQGASIETIRTIVNEAGEFNTAFKSLSTTYNKFYLVRVEYLSGYKYAKVFVGSGY from the coding sequence TTGCCGTTTAACTTAACGTTTAATTCGCCAGTACCGGGAAGCATTAATGATAAAACGGGCGGCGGTACCGGTTTTACAACGGTAAACAATTATTCGGGCACGAGATTACCTGCCGACGGCATACCCTCCAACCTGGCGGTGCCCGGTTATGAGGCATCAAAAATAGCTTTAAGTAACGGGCGTATCCAAATAACTACCAATAAGGGGATTGATTACCAGGGCAATAACAATCAGCTTAACGTGTTAGGGGTAAAAATTACAAGGTTTGGTAAACTACAGATTGATGTTAAGGTGATCAATCCTTACAATGGCACCTCATCTCAGCAAGCCGGTATCTGGTATGGCCTTAACGATAAAACTTTTATCAAGTTGGATATTAACGGCAACAAGGTAGAACTGCGAAAAGAGTTAAACGATATAACCAGTGCGGCCGCGGGCAATGCTAATCCTGATCAGCGGGTTACCGGCACAATCAGCGGCCTTAACACTAAAACAGTTACCTTAAGATTGATAATTGATTCTGCGGCCCATACAGCCGAAGGTTTTTATTCAAGGGATGGTATTCAGTTTATCAGCACGGGTGCAAGCTATACCACAAAATATCTTAATATCTCTGGTATGGGTTTAACAGGGAATGAAACCTACGCCGGGATTTTTGCCAGTCATCGTAACGCAACAGCTCCTGTTACTTACAGCTTTGACGATTTCAACATCGCCGATTTGGTGCCCGCGTTTAAGGCGCTTGCCTTTTCACAAAAAACATTAAGCTTTACCGCGCTGAAAGGCGCGGCGGTGATAGCTCAGCAAGTTATTGTTATTCCTAACCAGGGCCATCCGGTGGTATCCTTAAGTAATTCGAATGCCAATTGGCTAACTTTACCTTCTGCCGCTAATGATACTTTGGTTTTTAACCAGGACGCAATCAATACTACCATTTCAGCAGGTAATTATCAATCTGTTATTGTTTCCTCAGCACCTGGTTACCGGTCTGATACATTGCTTGTCAATTTAACTGTTATAGACGCGCTTCAGCCAGCCATAGTTAAAATTAACTTTCAGGACGCGCAAACAGTTCCGCCACCGGGATACATCAGGGATTTCGGTCAGGTCTATGGTATGCACAGCGGGCTCAATCAAATGAGCGGTTACGAGTTTGGCTGGAAAAAAAGAAGTGACGGAACTGTACTGAACCTTACAGCCAATGGTCGCAATCGCAGTGTGCCCGAAGATTTATTACTGGCCACATTTATGCACATGCAGGCCAATAACATAAGCGGTTCGTTTACGGGCCTAAAAACGGAGGGATACTGGGAGATGAAGGTGCCTAACGGCACATATGACGTAACAGCATCGGTTGGTGACGGTACAGTAGGTACTGCGCCCGAAGCTCACTCTATAAACATAGAAGGCGTAAACGCAATTAACCGGTTTGTACCCAGCGGTAAGCAAGGGAGTATCGGCCGGTTTAAAGCGGCCACACAACGTATCTCTGTAAATGATGAACATTTAACCATTAATGCCGATGGGGGTACCAACACCAAGATCAATTTTGCGGGCATCGAGCCGGTGTCACTTAGCGCTTATTTATATTGGTCAAACCCGGGCCGGAATTTAATTATTAAAAAAGGAACTGCTGCTACCGCCTCGTTTACAAACGTTTTAGGCAGTTCAAATAATCTTGCTTCCTCCTATAGCCTTGGCGTAAGTTATGCAGCGGGCGCAAGTGGATGGCTAAATTTTACAACTTTAAAAACAGGGGCACAACCTTTGGTTTCGTTTGATTATTCGGCAGCAAAAAGCCTGCCTGTTGGTACGTACAATGCTGTTATAACGGCAACGTCCCAAAGATATACCAGCGCGTCATTCCCGGTGCAGATCAATGTTGTTGATACTTTGCGGCCGTATGTTATATCCTCAACCCCGGCCAACGACGAACGCAAGGTAAGCCTGGCAACAGTAAGTTTTGCCGCCAATAATTTGCATGTTCCTGCAGTTGCCGGCTATCAGGGAGGTGTTGATAACAGTACTATAACTAACACAAGTGTTAAATTGCTGCAACAGGCCGACACTTCATTCACGCCGGTAACAGGCGTAGTGCAAGGTACAGGCGGGGGCGATGCTATCAGTTTTTCGCCATCATCGGCGTTGCTGCCCAATACCACTTATAAATTTGTGGTAACAGCTAATGTAAAATCGTACAGCGGCGCTGCATTTAACCCCTACGAAGCCACCTTTACTACCGACGCGGCAAAAATCGACTCAGCAAATATACTTAACGCGCAGTTTGTTAAAGTTGCCGTCGCCGGCACCCAGGGAAAAAAATATTGTTCTTTAACCATCGGCCCTGATGGAAATTTGTACGCTTTACGGCTTGACGGCGTAATTGAACGCTTTTCCATCAATCATACTGATGGCACGCTCACGCTGAATAAAACTATCCGGACGCTGGTAAATAAATATGGTAACCGATCGGCTATCGGTATCACTTTTGACCCGATGTCGACCGCCGCGAACCCGGTAGCCTGGGTATCGCATTCGTCGGCAGGGCTTACTACTGCACCGGCGTTTGATGGTAACATATCACGCTTAGAGGGCGACAGCCTGCAAACAGAACAGCTCATAATTACCAAGCTGCCACGTTCAACCCGCGACCATATGGTTAACAGCCTGGCCTTCGGGCCCGATCATGCTTTATACATTTGCCAGGGCAGCAACAGTTCGGCCGGGTTATATGATAGCGATTGGCAACGAAACGAAAGCCTGCTGTCGGGAGCAGTTTTGCGTCTTGATCTGGTAAAACTCGGCGGTTTAACCCTGCCCTTAAATGTGCAAACCACCACAAGCCAGGCACTGATAAACAATGCCCCCGCTGTTTCGGCAACCATGAGCGACGGCACTTATAACCCATACGGAAGCTTATCGCCTTTAACTATTTATGCCTCCGGGGTACGTAATGCGTATGATCTGGTGTGGCATAGCAATGGCCAGCTTTACCTGCCCGCTAACGGTTCGGGTGGCGGAGGTAATTCGCCTGCATCTGTTAATGGAACGCGCCGGCCCAACGGCACATTTTACAACGGGCCTGCTGTGCCGGCAACTACAGGTGTACAGGTTCAGGATGACTGGCTTTTTCGTGTAAACCCTGATTTTGCTGTCGGTTACTATGGCCACCCCAATCCCTTAAGGGGCGAATACGTGATTAACAGGGGCTATGCCGACAATCCATTATATTCCCCGGCAGTTGTACCCGATAGCAACTACAGGGCGGCATACAATTTTGGCCTTAATAATTCGCCTGATGGTGCTATCGAATATAAAAGCAATACTTTTAATGGCGCGCTTAAAGGTCGTTTGCTGGTATGCCGTTTTAGCGGTGGCGGCGACATTATTGTGATGCAGCCGGGATCGATAACCAAAACAAGCTATACCGGTAATAATGATCATATTTATGATGTAGTAAAAGTAAACACCGGATCGTCCAACAGCGGACTGGTTGGCATGTCGGGCTTTGCCAATCCACTTGACCTGGTTGAGGATACGCTGAGTGGAAACCTTTATGTGATTGAATATAACTGGAATGATAATCCCAACCTTACGGCTCAGATCACTTTACTCCGGGCATCGGCAAACGCGCAGCCTCAGCCTATGCTAACACTCTCTGCGGTCCCATTGCCAAAGGTTAATGCTTATACAGACCAGGTTTATGAAGTTACATTGAGCAACAGGGGCGATGGCGTATCAAATGTAAATGACATCGGCCTCACAGGTGCCGATGCCTCCCGGTTTAAGATAAGCGGTATCCCCATGCCCGATAACACGCATCCTTTAACACTAAAAAAGAATGGCGCGTTATCATTCAAAGTTTCATCTCCATCAACGCTAAACGGTAGCTTTAAAACACATTTGCGGGTAACCAGCCGGGAAGATACCACTAAGGAAGTGTTGATAGAAAACCAGGTCCGCGTAGATACATCTCCGGGCAAAAAGGATTATGAGTTGGAAGCTGATCAGCGTAATGCCGATTCACATACGTTACAGGTATATCCCAACCCCAACACCGATGGACGGATTTATGTAAGGCTGCGGAATTTTAAGCCCCGCGAGGCGTTTTCGCTTTATTTGTACAGCATACAAGGGGCGAGCATTGAAACCATCAGGACCATAGTCAATGAAGCCGGCGAGTTTAATACCGCGTTTAAAAGCCTCTCCACAACTTATAATAAATTTTATTTGGTTAGGGTAGAGTACCTGTCCGGCTACAAATACGCCAAGGTATTTGTAGGCAGCGGGTACTGA
- a CDS encoding malectin domain-containing carbohydrate-binding protein — protein MKVLACLSKVYFFRLSMLLLLTGVVKNADAGNNTKYTSFPADTCSPVSTLPCQSLKVPLPFNLSFNSPASNTIADKNGAGTGFTTVNNYSANRLPADGTPTNPQVPGYEPSKITLSAGTLQIVSNKGIDYLTNNNQLNVLGVKIAGVNKLQIDVKIINPYNGTSSQQAGIWYGLNDKTFIKLDVNGNKVELRKELNDISSAASGNANPDQRVTAAITGLNTQTLRLRMVIDSVANTAEGFYSTDGTTYKSTGAAYSSPALNIAGMGLTDSDAFAGIYSSYRNGSAPVTFTFDDFAISSPAVVAQSSVNIDFLPSGSAVPTGYTGDTGLPYDAARKFGWVDPVSRQPTSLQANMRIRSGTGDAKLRSLVQMQANTNNQNIGAWEYAMPNGTYTVTVSTGDDGYYDSNHQVNIEGLPTVSDFIPSASQKYRSGTATVQVTDGKLTIDANGGANTKMNYILFAPAVETEDTIKPVTGARFAGTLKSAGVYSDQVQVFLTANDAGGSGLKTFQYALNNAAYTNYTAPFTISSAGNYSLNVKAADANGNRGTASYNFSISSQPASGAYMVLKNPDLFPADDNLVFSLIQTPWRRTSPDTTPYNANHDKIKLRINNKGTGKLNISGLTLTNTSAWKIAAIGNDTTAVLPVSVSAGAFTDVTIQFKAKDAATRVKIFNDTLKIVSTDSVSPLKKVMLHGIWQAAGESTNEPYAYQIIDAFGLTSSTGYAHDDGDNNGTTRVANSSEVDAAYFVRADPSRPVIVHQMAAYHGCCSAVEAFRYYSKGSSSVTTLFTHDNLDGQSVMPRLSNSILPAQGSFNPTGAFGIQIGSSNSDRTKNFNGLIGIRFLKVYDANGNIVPDAYILDCDYLGTSFTNYDYQDNLYYVENIRPDAGSVHHAELASIPNTTVNIAPVLTGSNTSVTVTLKNTGLTYPDGTNDGSIALRSAQITGPYATEFTVSALKTSSLAPQATTTVTVKFTPTSVGIKNAALLINYASAASPLRIPLYSIGNSSMSTVNVVKRIKGGSDVNLTIGNQVFEADKNYRKGSIKLDTQVVPTDIMASDIDSLYRTYLSAAADLAETRYEIPIANGTYSVRMHFVENYWTMAGPRIFSISIENQQVLPNFDIYKEVGYRAALVKDFTATVNDGVMNIKFNPTANRVALAGMEIFKIDTSAPALFSTAVINDLPQTEKRKIIVYPNPNSGSNFFVNATNFAKNEQVELHISNMAGKLLQSQRFVTDQNGSAGVLINLNNRLSRGIYIINTTALSGNLYSKLMVQ, from the coding sequence ATGAAAGTACTTGCCTGTTTATCAAAAGTTTACTTTTTTCGACTGAGTATGCTGTTATTACTAACCGGAGTAGTTAAAAACGCCGATGCAGGTAATAACACGAAGTATACAAGTTTCCCCGCGGATACATGCAGCCCGGTAAGCACCCTGCCATGCCAAAGCCTCAAAGTTCCGCTCCCTTTTAACCTGTCGTTCAATTCGCCGGCAAGTAATACTATAGCCGATAAAAATGGTGCAGGCACCGGCTTCACCACGGTAAACAATTACTCGGCTAACCGCCTGCCTGCCGACGGAACACCAACAAACCCGCAGGTGCCGGGATATGAACCATCAAAAATCACCCTGTCGGCAGGCACTTTGCAAATAGTTAGCAATAAGGGTATTGATTATCTCACCAACAATAACCAGCTTAACGTTTTAGGTGTTAAAATAGCCGGAGTGAATAAGCTGCAGATAGATGTTAAGATCATTAACCCCTATAACGGTACATCGTCCCAGCAGGCCGGGATTTGGTATGGGCTTAACGACAAAACCTTTATTAAGCTTGATGTTAACGGCAATAAAGTTGAACTGCGAAAAGAGCTTAATGATATATCGAGCGCGGCAAGCGGCAACGCCAATCCCGATCAGCGTGTTACCGCGGCTATTACCGGCCTTAATACGCAAACCCTGCGCCTGCGTATGGTGATTGATTCCGTTGCCAATACGGCCGAGGGTTTTTACTCTACCGATGGTACAACTTATAAAAGTACCGGTGCCGCGTATTCATCACCGGCTTTAAATATTGCTGGCATGGGGTTAACTGATAGCGACGCTTTTGCCGGTATTTACAGTTCCTACCGCAACGGCTCTGCCCCGGTTACCTTTACTTTTGATGATTTTGCCATCAGCAGTCCTGCGGTTGTCGCGCAGTCGTCCGTGAACATTGATTTTCTTCCGTCGGGCTCGGCAGTACCCACCGGTTATACCGGAGATACGGGTTTGCCGTACGACGCGGCACGGAAGTTTGGATGGGTTGATCCGGTTAGCAGGCAACCAACCAGTTTGCAGGCAAACATGCGGATCCGCAGCGGAACCGGCGATGCGAAATTACGCTCGCTGGTGCAAATGCAGGCCAATACCAATAACCAGAATATTGGTGCCTGGGAATACGCGATGCCCAACGGAACATACACGGTTACTGTAAGTACGGGCGACGATGGTTACTACGACAGCAACCACCAGGTAAACATTGAAGGCCTGCCCACGGTAAGTGATTTTATACCCTCCGCTTCGCAAAAATACCGTTCGGGCACAGCCACGGTGCAGGTAACTGATGGAAAACTAACCATCGATGCAAATGGTGGCGCAAACACCAAAATGAATTATATATTATTTGCCCCGGCTGTTGAAACAGAGGATACTATAAAACCTGTTACAGGGGCGCGATTTGCTGGTACCTTAAAATCGGCAGGAGTTTATAGCGATCAGGTGCAGGTTTTTTTGACAGCGAATGATGCCGGTGGCTCGGGCTTAAAAACCTTTCAATACGCGTTAAATAATGCAGCTTATACCAATTACACGGCACCTTTTACAATTTCCTCAGCAGGTAATTACAGCCTTAACGTTAAAGCCGCCGATGCCAATGGAAACCGGGGAACAGCGTCATACAATTTCAGTATTTCGTCGCAGCCCGCCTCGGGAGCGTATATGGTGCTGAAAAACCCCGATCTTTTTCCGGCTGATGATAATCTTGTTTTTTCACTGATACAAACCCCGTGGCGAAGAACAAGCCCGGATACCACACCTTACAACGCCAACCACGATAAGATAAAGCTGCGGATCAATAATAAAGGCACCGGTAAATTAAATATTTCGGGCTTAACCCTTACCAATACAAGCGCTTGGAAAATAGCGGCAATAGGTAATGACACAACAGCTGTGCTCCCTGTTTCTGTAAGCGCCGGGGCTTTTACAGATGTAACCATCCAGTTTAAAGCAAAGGATGCCGCCACACGGGTTAAAATATTTAATGATACACTTAAAATAGTTAGCACGGATAGTGTATCTCCGTTAAAAAAAGTAATGCTGCACGGTATCTGGCAGGCTGCGGGCGAAAGCACCAACGAACCTTATGCCTACCAGATTATCGATGCCTTTGGATTAACCAGCAGTACAGGCTACGCGCATGACGACGGTGATAATAACGGCACTACGCGCGTAGCAAATTCGAGCGAGGTTGATGCGGCGTATTTTGTAAGGGCTGATCCGAGCCGGCCGGTCATAGTTCACCAGATGGCGGCGTATCATGGTTGCTGCTCGGCGGTAGAGGCTTTCAGGTATTATAGTAAGGGATCATCTTCGGTTACTACCTTATTTACGCACGATAACCTCGACGGCCAGTCTGTAATGCCCCGCCTTTCTAACAGTATCTTGCCTGCCCAGGGATCATTTAACCCAACAGGGGCGTTCGGCATCCAGATAGGTTCATCAAACTCCGATAGAACAAAAAACTTTAACGGCCTTATCGGGATCCGTTTTTTAAAGGTATATGATGCCAACGGAAATATAGTGCCCGATGCTTATATCCTGGATTGCGATTACCTTGGTACATCCTTTACCAATTATGATTACCAGGACAATTTATATTATGTAGAAAATATAAGGCCCGATGCCGGTTCGGTACACCACGCCGAGCTTGCCTCCATACCTAATACAACTGTTAATATTGCCCCGGTGTTAACCGGGTCAAACACTTCGGTTACAGTGACGCTCAAAAATACGGGGCTTACTTATCCCGATGGTACAAACGACGGCTCCATAGCGCTGAGGAGTGCCCAGATCACCGGGCCTTATGCCACGGAGTTTACCGTGAGCGCGCTCAAAACTTCGAGCCTTGCGCCGCAAGCCACAACCACAGTCACCGTTAAATTCACGCCAACCTCTGTCGGGATAAAAAACGCTGCCTTACTTATCAATTATGCCAGCGCGGCATCGCCCTTAAGGATTCCGCTTTACAGCATTGGCAACAGCAGTATGAGTACCGTTAACGTTGTAAAGCGTATTAAAGGGGGCTCTGATGTGAATTTAACCATCGGTAACCAGGTATTTGAGGCTGATAAAAACTACCGGAAAGGTTCCATCAAACTGGATACCCAGGTGGTACCAACGGACATCATGGCTTCAGACATCGATTCCTTATACCGGACATATTTGTCGGCTGCTGCCGATCTTGCAGAAACACGTTACGAAATACCGATTGCCAATGGAACTTACTCAGTCCGGATGCATTTTGTTGAAAATTATTGGACGATGGCCGGACCTCGCATTTTCAGCATATCGATAGAGAACCAGCAGGTGCTTCCAAATTTTGATATTTATAAAGAAGTTGGTTACCGGGCCGCGCTTGTAAAGGACTTTACGGCAACTGTAAATGATGGCGTAATGAATATCAAATTTAACCCAACTGCTAACCGCGTGGCATTGGCAGGTATGGAAATTTTTAAAATAGATACATCCGCGCCGGCGTTATTTTCTACAGCGGTTATAAACGATTTGCCCCAAACAGAAAAAAGGAAAATAATAGTGTATCCAAACCCTAATTCGGGCAGTAATTTTTTCGTGAATGCTACAAACTTCGCCAAAAACGAGCAGGTTGAATTACATATATCTAATATGGCAGGCAAGCTCCTGCAATCGCAGCGTTTTGTAACCGATCAAAACGGATCGGCAGGCGTATTGATCAATCTGAACAACAGGCTGTCCAGGGGTATTTATATCATTAACACTACCGCTTTAAGCGGCAACCTTTATTCAAAATTAATGGTGCAATAA
- a CDS encoding polysaccharide biosynthesis/export family protein produces the protein MKKTSCFPVLCILTMYLTLALGSCSGTRKLKYFQDVQETDRAVPVSIASYMDPVIQPDDILSINVNTTDPSATASINSRNGIYVNSSSSQSGSANPLTGYRINKEGGVDIPVLGSVKLAGLTTLQAREVVRKQALNFFNNPVVDVRFSNFKITVIGEVNHPASYVLPNEQVSVLDAIGYAGDLTTYGRRTNILLIRKTTDQKAFTVKLDLTKKEVLNSPYFYLRQNDVIYVEPLPTKTLNNDNNFIKYITVIATVFTAVVLAKRYL, from the coding sequence ATGAAAAAAACATCATGCTTTCCGGTGCTTTGCATTTTGACAATGTATTTAACCCTCGCATTAGGATCATGCTCGGGTACAAGAAAACTGAAATATTTTCAGGATGTGCAGGAAACAGACAGAGCGGTGCCTGTGTCTATCGCTTCCTACATGGATCCTGTGATCCAGCCCGACGACATTTTATCTATTAACGTTAATACAACTGATCCGAGCGCTACCGCCAGCATCAACAGCCGAAACGGTATTTATGTAAACAGCAGCAGTTCGCAATCAGGTTCAGCCAATCCGCTTACCGGTTACCGCATTAACAAGGAAGGCGGGGTGGATATCCCGGTACTCGGTAGCGTAAAACTGGCCGGCCTCACAACACTCCAGGCGCGGGAAGTTGTAAGGAAACAGGCGCTTAACTTTTTCAACAACCCGGTTGTTGATGTCAGGTTTTCTAACTTCAAAATAACTGTAATCGGCGAAGTGAATCACCCTGCATCGTACGTTTTACCAAATGAGCAGGTATCTGTTCTGGATGCTATAGGCTACGCCGGCGATTTAACCACCTATGGCCGCCGTACAAACATATTACTCATTCGTAAAACTACAGATCAAAAAGCGTTTACGGTGAAATTAGATCTTACAAAGAAAGAAGTGCTTAATTCTCCTTATTTCTACCTGAGGCAGAACGACGTTATATATGTAGAGCCGTTACCTACAAAAACGCTTAACAACGACAACAATTTCATTAAATATATAACGGTTATCGCAACAGTGTTTACCGCCGTTGTACTGGCTAAGCGTTACCTCTAA
- a CDS encoding GumC family protein encodes MYAKNLLLQLKNYWYFFILGLILFIGLAYVYNQFSTKQYLVSSTLLLQQQPNNNDASSAFANGGATSALNMDEVIKNEGDVLRSRTLMTEVVQKFHLNIRLLSGSGLTSTEIYDEAPFGINVINTKVDSVKRREYVVHLAANNKIHIENTDEGISRSVDFDQKVVLPQYDIVFARVAGKTMSSQEYSTQIVSEDDAVTTLLKSYDAEFTDKATTTVGLTFYYPNSKKGELILQALMTQYLADNIRNKKEVIDSTINFINTRLAVVGGELTDIEKNYQSYRSSNNITDIDEQSKLLVNNASDYNNRYEQQKIQLSIINSLKKRLNSPDNTQVIPSSLNIQTASFSASLAQYNDLLNQRAKQRLSYTETHPDIVNLDQQIHLARRNLLQSIDSYESEMQLSSSGIGRQNNILNNIIKGVPGKQRSIMDFSRQQDLKQQLYVYLLQKREETSMAKASSMPYSRIVDSAKSSKEPAKPIKPLIYLMSVFLGFLVPFGVINSKKMMQSRISSENDIEQFTDVTIIGKIGHQSYKTRSKSHLVLRSQVTESLRTLRTKLRNILEDKRSAVIMITSSVNGEGKTFLTRNLGNTLAMTGKRVVLVELDLRKPKLSQRLGVDNQVGFSNYVLDDVPIADIIKPGNIHENCFVVPSGPVMINAGELLLDDKLGYLIDRLRSEFDYVIIDSSPVGLVSDALVIQKYVDLTMYVCRHNYTNKAQIEIINEIKNKDNVDNLYLVINDVNFSKSGYFGYGYGVGYGS; translated from the coding sequence ATGTACGCAAAAAACCTTTTGTTACAGCTAAAAAACTACTGGTACTTTTTTATACTCGGGTTGATATTGTTTATCGGCCTGGCGTATGTGTACAATCAGTTTTCAACAAAACAATACCTGGTAAGCAGCACTTTGCTGTTGCAACAACAGCCAAACAATAACGACGCGTCATCTGCTTTTGCCAACGGCGGGGCCACCTCCGCGTTAAATATGGATGAGGTGATCAAAAACGAAGGGGATGTACTAAGATCGCGAACCCTGATGACGGAAGTGGTGCAAAAATTTCATTTAAATATCCGTTTGCTATCCGGCAGCGGTCTTACCTCGACAGAGATTTACGACGAAGCGCCTTTCGGGATCAACGTTATCAATACCAAAGTCGATTCGGTTAAGAGGCGTGAATACGTTGTACATTTAGCCGCCAATAACAAAATTCATATTGAAAACACCGATGAAGGGATCAGCAGGAGTGTTGATTTTGATCAGAAGGTTGTTTTACCACAATATGATATTGTTTTTGCGAGGGTGGCAGGTAAAACCATGTCATCCCAGGAGTATTCTACTCAAATTGTATCTGAAGACGATGCCGTAACAACCCTGCTTAAAAGTTATGATGCCGAATTTACCGATAAAGCCACCACAACCGTAGGGCTAACATTTTACTATCCCAACTCAAAAAAGGGGGAGCTTATTTTGCAGGCATTAATGACCCAATACCTTGCAGATAATATTCGGAACAAAAAAGAAGTGATAGATAGTACCATTAATTTTATTAATACCCGGCTGGCAGTGGTGGGGGGCGAACTTACCGATATTGAAAAAAACTACCAAAGCTACAGGAGCTCCAATAATATTACTGATATTGACGAGCAATCGAAGCTGTTAGTTAATAACGCGAGCGATTATAATAATCGCTACGAGCAGCAGAAAATTCAACTGTCTATCATTAACAGCCTTAAAAAGCGACTTAACAGCCCTGATAATACGCAGGTTATTCCCAGTTCGCTTAACATTCAAACGGCATCATTTTCAGCCAGCCTGGCGCAGTACAATGATTTGCTTAATCAAAGGGCAAAGCAGCGCCTGTCATACACCGAAACCCACCCCGATATCGTCAATCTCGATCAGCAAATTCATCTGGCGCGGCGTAACCTGTTGCAAAGTATAGATAGCTATGAAAGCGAAATGCAGCTTAGCAGCAGCGGTATTGGCCGGCAAAATAATATATTGAACAACATTATTAAAGGCGTACCGGGTAAGCAGCGCAGCATTATGGATTTTTCGCGCCAGCAGGACCTTAAACAGCAATTATATGTTTACCTGCTTCAAAAACGCGAAGAAACCTCGATGGCTAAAGCGTCAAGCATGCCTTATTCGCGGATCGTCGACAGCGCTAAAAGTTCAAAGGAACCTGCGAAACCAATTAAGCCGCTTATTTACCTGATGTCCGTCTTCCTAGGTTTTTTAGTCCCATTTGGAGTAATAAACTCTAAAAAAATGATGCAGAGCCGGATAAGCTCGGAAAATGATATTGAGCAATTTACAGATGTGACCATCATTGGAAAAATAGGCCACCAGTCATACAAAACAAGATCTAAATCGCATCTCGTTTTACGTTCGCAGGTAACGGAAAGCCTCCGCACCCTGCGCACCAAACTGCGCAATATACTTGAGGACAAGCGTTCAGCTGTGATCATGATAACATCAAGTGTTAACGGAGAAGGGAAAACCTTTTTAACCCGAAACCTTGGCAACACGCTTGCAATGACAGGTAAGCGGGTGGTTTTAGTGGAGCTTGATTTGCGCAAACCCAAATTATCGCAAAGATTGGGGGTTGATAACCAGGTAGGCTTTTCAAATTATGTGCTGGACGATGTGCCTATAGCCGATATTATCAAACCGGGCAATATTCACGAAAATTGTTTTGTAGTTCCATCAGGACCGGTAATGATAAATGCCGGTGAATTACTGCTGGATGATAAACTGGGCTACCTGATAGATCGGCTACGCTCAGAATTTGATTATGTAATTATCGATAGCTCGCCCGTAGGCCTGGTGTCTGACGCGCTTGTTATTCAAAAATACGTTGATCTTACCATGTATGTATGCAGGCACAATTATACCAATAAAGCCCAGATCGAGATCATCAATGAAATAAAAAATAAAGACAACGTAGATAACCTGTACCTCGTGATCAACGATGTTAACTTTTCTAAATCCGGGTATTTTGGCTATGGTTATGGCGTTGGCTATGGCAGCTGA